A single region of the Solwaraspora sp. WMMD406 genome encodes:
- a CDS encoding PTS sugar transporter subunit IIA, translating into MADHQPDPGALLERRAIRLTEHAADRDAAIRRCGETLVEIGAVTEEYVAAMLQRERSVSTYVGEGVAIPHGTLASKEAVRRDALAVLRFSEAVDWDGFPVTVCVAIAARGDGHVELLAALAQILLDPDSARALREATDIDDVLRLLAPVREESST; encoded by the coding sequence ATGGCTGACCACCAACCGGACCCAGGCGCTCTGCTCGAGCGCCGGGCCATCCGGCTCACCGAACACGCCGCCGACCGGGACGCCGCGATTCGCCGGTGCGGCGAGACCCTGGTGGAGATCGGCGCGGTGACCGAGGAGTACGTCGCCGCGATGCTGCAGCGTGAGCGCTCCGTCTCCACCTACGTCGGGGAAGGTGTGGCGATCCCGCACGGCACCCTGGCCAGCAAGGAGGCGGTACGCCGGGACGCGCTCGCCGTGCTGCGGTTCTCCGAGGCGGTGGACTGGGACGGCTTCCCGGTGACGGTCTGCGTGGCCATCGCCGCCCGAGGTGACGGACACGTCGAGTTGCTCGCCGCGCTGGCGCAGATCCTGCTCGACCCCGACTCCGCCCGCGCGCTGCGCGAGGCCACCGACATCGACGACGTACTCCGGCTGCTGGCGCCGGTGCGAGAGGAGAGCTCCACATGA
- a CDS encoding PTS lactose transporter subunit IIB, with the protein MASINAQDIRKVVVACDAGMGSSVMLASQLRKQLKKHQVTVEHTPVNAIPADADVVVCHQGLADRARGSAPDTVIVPVQIFIGDPAVARLVAAVAQGGRLDG; encoded by the coding sequence ATGGCATCGATCAACGCGCAGGACATCCGCAAGGTCGTCGTCGCCTGCGACGCCGGCATGGGCAGCAGCGTCATGCTCGCCAGCCAGCTGCGCAAGCAGCTCAAGAAGCACCAGGTGACCGTGGAGCACACCCCGGTCAACGCGATCCCCGCCGACGCCGACGTCGTCGTCTGCCACCAGGGCCTGGCCGACCGGGCCCGGGGCAGCGCACCTGACACGGTGATCGTCCCGGTGCAGATCTTCATCGGCGACCCCGCCGTGGCCCGGCTGGTGGCCGCCGTGGCGCAGGGTGGCCGGCTCGATGGCTGA
- a CDS encoding zinc-dependent dehydrogenase produces MKVVRFHSPGDVRIEEAPRPQPGPADVLIRVRACSTCGTDVKIRNFGHHHIAPPRVMGHEIAGEIAEVGADVTGWQAGDRVQVIAAIPCGTCGECRRGRMTVCPNQESMGYHYDGGFAEHMVVPAKVLAVDGLNRIPDGVSYAEASVAEPLACVLNGQNLAQVGTGDDVVIMGSGPIGCLHVRLARSRGAARVFLVDVNRERLDLAAALVHPDATICGAETDVIDEVRKLTDGRGADVVITATAAGVAQEQALQMAARQGRISFFGGLPKDKPIIACDSNLVHYRELTIVGANGSSPAHNAEALALIASGAVPVADLITHRLPLDRALEAFDVVARGEAIKVTIEP; encoded by the coding sequence ATGAAGGTCGTCCGGTTCCACTCCCCCGGCGACGTCCGCATCGAGGAGGCACCGCGGCCGCAGCCCGGCCCCGCTGACGTGCTGATCCGCGTCCGGGCCTGCTCGACCTGCGGCACCGACGTCAAGATCCGCAACTTCGGTCACCACCACATCGCCCCACCCCGGGTGATGGGCCACGAGATCGCCGGCGAGATCGCCGAGGTCGGTGCCGACGTCACCGGCTGGCAGGCCGGCGACCGGGTCCAGGTGATCGCCGCGATCCCCTGCGGCACCTGCGGGGAGTGCCGGCGCGGCCGGATGACGGTCTGCCCCAACCAGGAGTCGATGGGCTACCACTACGACGGCGGATTCGCCGAACACATGGTGGTGCCGGCCAAGGTCCTCGCGGTCGACGGGCTCAACCGGATCCCGGACGGGGTCAGCTACGCCGAAGCGTCGGTCGCCGAACCGCTGGCCTGCGTCCTCAACGGACAGAACCTGGCCCAGGTCGGTACGGGCGACGACGTGGTGATCATGGGTTCCGGCCCGATCGGCTGCCTGCACGTACGGCTGGCCCGCTCGCGCGGCGCGGCCCGGGTGTTCCTGGTCGACGTCAACCGGGAGCGGCTCGACCTCGCCGCCGCTCTGGTCCATCCGGACGCCACCATCTGCGGGGCCGAGACCGACGTGATCGACGAGGTCCGCAAGCTCACCGACGGGCGCGGCGCGGACGTGGTGATCACCGCCACCGCCGCCGGCGTCGCCCAGGAACAGGCCCTGCAGATGGCCGCCCGGCAAGGCCGGATCAGCTTCTTCGGCGGCCTGCCGAAGGACAAGCCGATCATCGCCTGCGACTCCAACCTGGTGCACTACCGGGAGCTGACGATCGTCGGCGCCAACGGCTCCAGCCCGGCGCACAACGCCGAAGCGCTCGCGCTGATCGCCAGTGGAGCGGTACCGGTCGCCGACCTGATCACCCACCGGCTTCCGCTGGATCGGGCACTCGAGGCGTTCGACGTGGTCGCCAGGGGCGAAGCCATCAAAGTCACCATCGAGCCCTGA
- a CDS encoding HPr family phosphocarrier protein yields the protein MPTRTVTVGSASGLHARPAALFVAAAATAPVPVTIGTADRPAVPARSMLSVLSLGAKRGTEVTLAAEGDGADAVLDELADLLARDLDAEPDQSTAEPADRPATDTNAGAAPTAAGHD from the coding sequence ATGCCCACCCGTACCGTCACCGTCGGCTCCGCCAGCGGACTGCACGCCCGGCCCGCCGCGCTGTTCGTCGCGGCCGCCGCCACCGCGCCCGTACCGGTCACCATCGGCACCGCCGACCGGCCGGCCGTACCGGCCCGCAGCATGCTCTCCGTGCTGTCCCTCGGCGCGAAGCGGGGCACCGAGGTCACCCTGGCCGCCGAGGGCGACGGCGCCGACGCGGTGCTCGACGAACTGGCCGACCTGCTGGCCCGTGACCTGGACGCCGAGCCGGACCAGTCGACGGCCGAGCCGGCCGACCGGCCGGCGACCGACACCAACGCCGGTGCCGCACCGACCGCCGCCGGCCATGACTGA